The following are from one region of the Salvia splendens isolate huo1 chromosome 2, SspV2, whole genome shotgun sequence genome:
- the LOC121775457 gene encoding uncharacterized protein LOC121775457 encodes MEEGSRTTLFLSSCRKNLVVQILLKHSIDGVLTRGAVMEAAEEYGISRKTVYRLWNKAKQLMQRGEPAIMEGKVKGYHHSDKLILEEEKVRTLSALERSSIRKIAHKLSVSKCTLGQWIKEAKLRPHTNAIKPALTDANKLARLKWCLSKLQPNINAGRVQFESMHNVVHIDEKWFYMTKSSDMYYLLPDEAEPYRACKSKRFITKVTFMYVVSRPVFGLDGQTKFDGKLGIFPFTELVAAQRKSKNRPKGTLETKPIPSANKSVMRDCIINKIVPAIKAKWHEWASKEIYIQQDNATPHINGVDAEFEVVAKSDGFKIHLICQPPNSPNTNILDLGFFRAIQTLRHEKPCNNVDTLLENVCSSNAELSPQTLNKVFLSLQACLTEIMVFRGGNNYKVPHINKDRLERTVGLPNALDVDEDLVRDVLEYLQQPENNVGCGYDIRALATAFGF; translated from the exons ATGGAGGAGGGGTCAAGAACAACACTGTTCTTAAGCAGCTGTAGGAAGAACTTGGTGGTGCAAATCCTACTGAAGCACAGCATCGATGGAGTGCTCACAAGAGGCGCAGTAATGGAGGCAGCAGAGGAGTACGGCATTAGTAGGAAGACAGTTTATAGGCTTTGGAACAAAGCAAAACAGCTGATGCAAAGGGGGGAACCTGCAATCATGGAAGGCAAGGTTAAAGGCTATCATCATTCTGATAAGTTAATTCTAGAGGAAGAAAAGGTAAGAACTTTATCCGCACTTGAAAGGTCTTCAATTAGAAAAATTGCCCACAAATTGTCTGTTAGCAAATGCACATTAGGTCAGTGGATTAAGGAGGCCAAATTAAGGCCACATACAAATGCTATCAAACCTGCCTTAACTGATGCAAATAAGTTAGCTAGGTTAAAGTGGTGCCTTAGTAAACTTCAACCAAATATAAATGCAGGTAGAGTGCAGTTTGAAAGCATGCACAATGTAGTGCATATTGATGAAAAATGGTTCTATATGACCAAGTCATCAGACATGTATTACCTCTTGCCTGATGAGGCTGAGCCATATAGGGCATGCAAGTCAAAGAGGTTCATCACCAAAGTGACGTTCATGTATGTTGTAAGTAGGCCTGTGTTTGGCTTGGATGGCCAAACCAAATTTGATGGAAAGTTGGGTATTTTCCCTTTTACTGAATTGGTTGCAGCACAAAGGAAATCCAAGAATAGGCCTAAAGGCACACTTGAGACTAAACCAATTCCTTCAGCCAACAAGAGTGTGATGAGGGACTGCATTATCAACAAG ATTGTACCAGCAATTAAGGCCAAGTGGCATGAGTGGGCAAGCAAAGAGATCTATATCCAGCAAGACAATGCCACACCCCACATAAATGGTGTGGATGCTGAATTTGAGGTTGTTGCCAAATCAGATGGATTTAAAATCCATCTGATTTGTCAACCACCCAATTCACCTAACACCAATATTTTAGACCTAGGGTTTTTCAGGGCCATTCAGACACTGCGGCATGAGAAACCATGCAATAATGTTGACACATTGTTGGAGAATGTGTGTAGCTCTAATGCAGAGCTGTCACCACAAACCCTAAACAAAGTATTCCTCTCATTGCAAGCTTGCCTCACAGAGATCATGGTATTTAGGGGTGGGAACAATTACAAGGTCCCTCACATTAACAAGGACAGGTTGGAAAGAACTGTGGGACTGCCCAATGCACTGGATGTAGATGAGGATCTTGTGAGAGATGTGTTGGAGTACTTACAACAACCAGAGAACAATGTTGGTTGTGGATATGACATTAGGGCTTTGGCTACTGCTTTTGGCTTCTAG